A genomic window from Archaeoglobus profundus DSM 5631 includes:
- a CDS encoding TIM barrel protein produces the protein MRFGTAGVPNCSKDRSTIGGIRTIRELGLDAMEVQFVRGVKMGIDMAKQVKEVAESLNVKLSVHAPYYINMNADGVKLKGSIERLKKTVEIGGIFAKDIVFHPGYYLKHSKETTYRRIRDNLKPVVEFARDRGVMLRPETTGKPTQFGDLEETLRLCQELEILPCIDFAHIHARYRAFNSYEEFCQILETVENTLGSDALKMLHVHVSGIEYGLKGEKRHLNLKESDFKYEDLLRALKDFSVDGTIIVESPNLEEDALMLKKLWLEIE, from the coding sequence ATGAGATTTGGAACGGCCGGAGTTCCAAACTGTTCAAAAGACAGATCGACTATTGGAGGTATAAGAACTATAAGAGAACTTGGCTTGGATGCTATGGAGGTTCAGTTCGTTAGAGGGGTTAAGATGGGTATAGACATGGCGAAACAGGTCAAGGAGGTTGCCGAAAGCTTGAATGTAAAGCTTTCAGTTCATGCACCATACTACATAAACATGAACGCTGATGGAGTTAAGCTCAAAGGTAGCATTGAGAGATTGAAGAAGACCGTTGAAATAGGTGGAATCTTTGCTAAAGATATCGTATTTCATCCCGGATACTACCTCAAACATTCGAAGGAGACCACCTACAGAAGAATAAGAGACAACCTCAAGCCGGTTGTCGAATTTGCCAGAGATAGAGGAGTAATGCTCAGACCTGAAACAACAGGAAAGCCTACCCAATTTGGAGATTTGGAGGAAACTTTGAGGCTTTGTCAAGAACTTGAAATACTTCCCTGCATAGATTTCGCACATATTCATGCGAGATATAGAGCGTTTAACAGTTACGAAGAATTCTGTCAGATACTAGAAACAGTTGAGAATACTTTAGGATCTGATGCTCTGAAGATGTTGCACGTTCACGTTAGCGGAATAGAGTATGGATTGAAAGGTGAGAAGAGACATCTCAATCTGAAAGAATCAGACTTCAAGTACGAGGATCTACTGAGGGCTCTTAAGGATTTTAGTGTAGATGGAACGATTATTGTTGAGAGTCCCAACTTGGAGGAGGATGCTCTAATGTTGAAGAAGCTTTGGCTAGAAATTGAGTGA
- a CDS encoding aminoacyl-tRNA deacylase, with protein sequence MKGVEWLKNYIKEKSINAKIIEVRRASTVKEAAEELGCSKRQIVKSIVLAAEDEAVIAIVDGTSSVDLKRVEELVGKKVRVAGKNEVLDLIGFPAGGVPPIGHDCKVILDERVLENERVYGGGGDEKHLLLVSPSDIVKDGAVVARIRR encoded by the coding sequence ATGAAGGGTGTTGAGTGGCTTAAGAACTACATTAAGGAGAAAAGTATCAATGCGAAGATCATAGAAGTCAGAAGGGCTTCAACCGTTAAAGAAGCTGCTGAAGAGCTTGGTTGCAGTAAAAGGCAGATAGTTAAATCAATCGTTCTCGCTGCAGAAGATGAAGCGGTGATTGCAATTGTTGACGGTACGTCATCAGTTGATTTAAAAAGAGTTGAAGAGCTGGTCGGAAAGAAGGTGAGAGTTGCTGGTAAAAATGAAGTCTTAGATTTAATTGGATTTCCAGCTGGTGGTGTTCCGCCTATAGGACATGACTGTAAGGTAATCCTTGATGAAAGAGTTCTCGAAAATGAGAGGGTCTATGGCGGTGGAGGAGATGAAAAGCATCTACTTTTGGTATCTCCTTCTGATATCGTGAAAGATGGGGCAGTTGTGGCGAGAATAAGAAGATGA
- a CDS encoding electron transfer flavoprotein subunit alpha/FixB family protein, which translates to MILVFAEVIENEIQDLTYELVALAKQLGDYKVVVVGAELEGIDGDVIQIDGILHPYHYKIAERLFEKYNPEAVLFANAPFGMDLAPQLAGKLGIPLVTNVVKVENGDRFKATSLVYGGRVLVDLEVDKPAIFVVNRGYYEPVKGTPNVKNVVIKVEDGTELLRVIKPEEAGVDISKADVVVSVGRGAVDSLDLAEELAELLKGVIAGSRPVIDQGLLPKTRQVGRSGKTVTGKLYLALGISGATEHVEGVKAKNIIAVNIDRDAPIFRVANVGVIADVNELLPVLIEKVRKVTEKP; encoded by the coding sequence ATGATCTTAGTGTTTGCCGAAGTTATCGAGAACGAGATTCAAGACTTAACATACGAACTCGTGGCTTTGGCCAAGCAACTTGGAGATTATAAGGTTGTGGTTGTAGGGGCAGAGCTTGAAGGTATAGATGGCGATGTTATTCAAATTGACGGCATACTCCACCCCTACCACTATAAAATTGCGGAAAGATTGTTTGAAAAGTATAATCCTGAAGCTGTGCTCTTTGCAAACGCTCCTTTCGGCATGGACTTAGCTCCACAGCTTGCGGGTAAGCTAGGTATTCCACTAGTCACAAACGTCGTAAAGGTTGAGAACGGCGACAGATTTAAGGCAACATCTCTCGTCTATGGGGGTAGAGTTTTAGTTGACTTAGAAGTGGATAAGCCGGCAATTTTTGTAGTTAACAGAGGGTACTACGAGCCAGTCAAGGGAACTCCAAACGTTAAGAATGTTGTTATCAAAGTCGAAGACGGAACGGAGCTTTTGAGAGTTATAAAGCCTGAAGAAGCAGGAGTTGACATATCAAAAGCTGATGTAGTCGTTAGTGTTGGCAGAGGCGCTGTCGACAGCTTAGATCTTGCGGAGGAGTTAGCAGAACTCTTGAAAGGAGTGATTGCCGGATCTCGACCAGTGATAGATCAGGGGTTACTGCCAAAGACGAGGCAGGTCGGCAGAAGTGGCAAAACTGTAACAGGTAAGCTGTATCTGGCTTTAGGAATAAGCGGTGCTACTGAGCATGTCGAGGGTGTAAAGGCAAAGAACATAATAGCGGTAAACATAGATAGGGATGCTCCAATCTTTAGAGTTGCAAACGTAGGTGTTATTGCAGATGTGAACGAGCTCCTGCCAGTGCTAATTGAGAAGGTTAGGAAGGTGACTGAAAAACCCTAA